In Topomyia yanbarensis strain Yona2022 chromosome 2, ASM3024719v1, whole genome shotgun sequence, one DNA window encodes the following:
- the LOC131678586 gene encoding probable U2 small nuclear ribonucleoprotein A', whose translation MVKLTPDLINQSMQYMNPCRDRELDLRGYKIPQIENMGATLDQFDTFDFSDNDIRKLDGFPHLPRLKCLLMNNNRIVRISDILHESLPNLESVILTGNNIQELGDLEPLTKLPKLQTLSLLTNPVSTKQHYREYVAFRFPNLRLLDFRKIKAKEREAAKELFKSKKGKELHREIMRKAKLSMPVPDKPSVHNATPADIQRIREAIKRATNLHEVERLTRILQSGQISDDFMLNGKFENRFALLAQNFV comes from the coding sequence ATGGTAAAACTAACGCCAGATTTGATTAATCAATCAATGCAGTACATGAACCCATGTAGAGATCGCGAATTGGATTTGAGAGGATACAAAATTCCCCAAATCGAGAATATGGGTGCAACACTGGATCAATTCGATACGTTCGATTTCTCCGATAACGACATTCGCAAATTGGATGGCTTTCCGCATTTACCTAGGTTAAAATGTTTGCTAATGAACAACAATAGAATAGTAAGGATAAGTGATATTCTGCACGAGTCGCTACCAAACCTGGAGAGTGTGATTCTTACCGGTAACAATATTCAAGAACTAGGTGATCTGGAACCACTCACAAAGCTACCAAAGTTGCAAACCCTTTCGCTGTTAACGAACCCGGTATCCACGAAGCAGCACTATCGCGAGTACGTAGCATTTCGGTTTCCGAATCTGCGGTTGTTGGATTTCAGAAAGATTAAAGCAAAGGAACGGGAGGCGGCCAAGGAACTGTTCAAGAGTAAAAAGGGCAAAGAGTTGCACCGGGAAATTATGCGGAAAGCGAAATTGTCGATGCCAGTTCCGGACAAACCATCGGTACACAATGCTACGCCGGCGGACATTCAGCGCATCAGGGAGGCCATCAAACGGGCCACCAATCTGCACGAAGTTGAACGGCTCACCAGAATATTGCAATCCGGTCAGATAAGCGACGATTTTATGTTGAACGGTAAATTCGAGAATCGATTTGCGCTACTAGCGCAAAATTTTGTTTAA